One region of Thermodesulfobacteriota bacterium genomic DNA includes:
- a CDS encoding thioredoxin family protein yields MGSVKIFWKSNCPKCPAAKNMGIILKKEGVNVTNYNLDTLDGLAEGAYYSVMATPTLIIEDEEENHIADFRGDVPTVQEIQKLINQHQ; encoded by the coding sequence ATGGGATCAGTAAAGATATTTTGGAAATCTAATTGCCCCAAGTGTCCTGCTGCAAAGAATATGGGAATTATATTAAAAAAAGAGGGGGTCAATGTAACAAATTATAACCTGGACACTTTGGATGGATTAGCAGAAGGGGCATATTACAGTGTTATGGCAACACCAACCCTGATTATAGAAGACGAAGAGGAGAACCATATCGCTGATTTCAGAGGAGATGTGCCCACAGTTCAAGAAATTCAAAAACTCATAAACCAACATCAATAA
- a CDS encoding response regulator gives MATKNSHKILVVDDEKGIRDMIYALLTMEGYSVATAEDGIAALKKLQTDSYDLMITDLVMPDMGGTELLDWVYQRGLKMAILIITGSPIINMEEYLKNRGVLACIPKPFKFNHLSFMVQKGLNRENPV, from the coding sequence ATGGCTACGAAAAACTCACATAAGATTCTGGTTGTAGATGATGAAAAGGGCATTAGAGATATGATCTATGCCCTTCTGACTATGGAAGGTTATTCAGTAGCCACTGCCGAGGATGGGATAGCTGCTCTTAAAAAATTACAGACCGACTCTTACGACTTAATGATTACTGATCTTGTAATGCCCGATATGGGGGGAACAGAGCTTCTCGATTGGGTTTACCAAAGGGGTCTTAAAATGGCTATTCTCATTATTACGGGATCACCAATTATCAATATGGAAGAATACCTTAAGAATAGAGGGGTCCTTGCTTGCATTCCAAAGCCATTTAAGTTTAATCATTTATCTTTCATGGTTCAGAAGGGGCTAAATCGGGAGAATCCAGTTTAG